Within the Photobacterium swingsii genome, the region GCTCTGCGATGTACGTATCGCTAATCCTAACCCCTAAGATCTGTGCGAAGAACTACGATCGTCTAGGTTACAAGCGTAAGAACCTATCTCGTAACGCCGAATTTGGTGGTACGTTAACATCAGGTATGGTGCCGTGGAGTGATAACGGTATCTACATGGCCAGTATCCTTGGCGTGGCAACCTTCTCTTACGCACCATTCATGTGGTTAAGCTTCGTATGTATTATCGTAACGATTGTAACCTCTTACATGGGTTGGTTCGTTGACCGTTGTCCACCAACGTCACAAGCTGAAATTGATGCAAAAGCAGAAGAAGCTGAGCTAAAAGCGCAAACAGCGTAATAAATAGTTACAATTTCTTTCAACAAAAAAGAGCACTTCGGTGCTCTTTTTTTTGCTTAAAATCATAAATAAGCAAGACTAATCAATACCATTAGTTTTATTTATCTTACTGATTTAATGGATTTTTTATCGTCAATTCTTAGCTTGATGAAAATTTATTAATAGATAATGAATGCCGATCAAGATCACATTTACAATCAACTAATCCTATAGTGTTACATTTCGGTAGCCAACTTGACCCCGGTCAATTACTTAGCGCCCTATTTAGCGAAAATACCCCTGTTTTTTATTTCCCACGTCCATTTTGACCCCAATGTGTTATTTCACATTATTAACAGGTCATGAATGTATTTGTGGTTTTATCGCAGTGCGATGTTGATTCCTATGAGGTAACACTATGAGCAATCCAGCGGAACAAGGCCGCAAAGTCACGATCGGCAGTTACATTGCCCTCGCCTTTGCTGTTGTCTTCTTTTCAGGTCTTTTACAGTCAAATGAATGGTATGGTGTTTTTGATTTCACTACGCTAAACGGTTCATTTGGTAACGTTGTTTATTCTGTTAATGAAACAGCTGATGGTATCCAAACAGCAGCAACCTCTATGCGCGGTAAAGGCGGTAGCGGTGCTCGTGATGGTTTCCTATTTGCGTTAACACTGATCCCAACAGTAATGTTTGCACTAGGTATGATTAACGTACTTGAGCATTACGGTGCGCTGGATGCTGCTCGTAAGCTGTTAACCCCACTTCTTCGTCCATTAATGGGCATTCCTGGTAACTCAGGTCTTGCACTTATCGCATCACTTCAGAGTACCGATGCTGGTGCAGCAATGACCCGCCAATTAAAAGATGAAGGCCACCTCACCAAGCGCGAAACCGATGTTTTCACTATGTTCCAATTCTCAGCGGGTGCTGCGATTGTAAACTTCTTCTCATCTGGCGCGGTGCTATTCACACTAACAAACATGGATGGTACGCCTGCGGTTACTTCATCAATCGGCTTAGCTGTCGCTATCATGTTCATCTTCAAATTTGTAGGTGCAAACATGTTCCGTCTTTACCTAAACATCACAGAAGGTAAAGAAGACAAATCAGACAAGAAACCAGAAATGACTGAGGAGACAGCATAATGACTGCCGCTAAAAAACCAATGGTGACTGACATCTTCGTTGAAGGTGCTAAGAAAGGCTGGGTTATTGCAACAACCTCTACCGTTCCTAACGTATTGATGGCTTTTGTTATCATCAAGGCATTACAAATCACAGGTGCACTGGATCTAATGGGTTCATTGTTCTCACCTGTTATGGCTATCTTTGGCCTACCAGGTGAAGCTGCAGCGGTTCTTATCGGTGCATGGATGTCGATGGGTGGTGCAGTTGGTGTGGTTATCACCCTATTTGACCAAGGTATTCTTAACGGTCAACACATCGCTATTCTTGCCCCTGCTATTTACCTAATGGGTTCTCAGGTGCAGTACATGGGCCGCATCATGGGTCCAATTGGTACTGAAGGTCGCTACATTCCAGTGATGATTGCCTTGTCTGTACTGAATGCTTTCGCTGCAATGTTTGTAATGAACATTCTGGTGTAAACCGTTTTAGGGCCTTACGAGGCCCTTTTTTATTCTATTCGTTTTATTCCCCTTATTTATCTCAACTAAGGACGCTTTGGAGTCATTATGAATATCTCCCTACAAGATTTTTCGCTAGAGAACTACCTAGAAGAACTACGTCCATTAATTGATGTTGATTGCGGTACGTTAACCAAAGAAGGCATCGAAGTTATTGCCAACCAAATGGAAAAAAAATACCTCGATATGGGTTGGTTCGTAAAACGTGTTGATTGCGGTATCGCAGGCACTGGCCTTGAAGTTCGTAACAAACCCGATACAGACCAAATTGATGTGATGATGATTGGCCACATGGATACCGTATTCCCTGTTGGTACTGTTGGCGCTCGTCCAATGACAACCGACGAAAACCGTGCTTACGGCCCTGGCGTTTCAGACATGAAATCTGGCTTGTTAAACGTTGTTTACGCGCTGCGTAACATCGACAAGGCAGTGACAGATAAACTGTCTATTTGCATTTGCATGAACCCAGACGAAGAAATCGGTTCGCTACATTCTGAAGAATGGCTAAAAAGCGTTGCGGTTAATGCGAAAAATGTTCTTGTAGCAGAAGCTGCACGTGCTGATGGTTCACTCGTAAAAGCCCGTAAAGGCATGGCGCGTTACCGCTTAGGCTTTGCAGGTAAAGCTGCTCACGCAGGTAACGATCCACAAAGTGGCCGCAGTGCAATCACTGAAATGGCAAACTGGATCCTAGCCATTAATGCGCTCACTAACTTTGAAACAGGTACCACACTTAACGTGGGTGTCGTGAACGGTGGCGCTGGCGCAAACATAGTGCCGGATCAAGCTGAAGCTGTCGTTGATGTACGTTTCTGGGACAACGATGAATACGCAGAAGCCGATGCGAAAATTCGTGCACTAACAGAAACACCTTTCGTTAATGGCGTGACCATTACTGTCGAACGTGAAGCACATAAACCTTCGATGGTGCCATCTGAAAAAACTGAAGCTCTGATGGCATTAGTTGAAAAATCAGGTGAAGAGCTAGGTATCGATATTAAATGGCAAGAAGTAGGCGGCGGTTCTGACGCCAACCTCACTGCGGTTCTGGGTATTCCAACACTGGATGGCCTTGGCCCTGCAGGCGCCGGCTTCCACAGTGCCGATGAGTACTTAGAACTTAACACGATTGAACCTCGTATTAAGCTTCTTATCCGTGTACTTGAAAAATTAGCGGCGTAATAACGACTACACGAGTTAACACGATCAAAAAAGAGCGCTTAGTATTGATACTAGGCGCCCTTTTTATCTTTAGCTTTCAATTAAAGGCCAGAATATTAGTTAACCAATTCGACCTTTTCTGAGTATTTTACTTCTTCACGGGGAAGCAACCCTCTCTCTTCGCATAACTGTCGAAGAAACTTCTCTTTCACTTTTGACAAGTGCTGACGCGACTCGGTATTCGCTTTTCGTTGAATGCTTCGTGTCATCCTGGCGTAAGTCATTGTGATCAGCCCTTTATTTTCTATCCGTATCTCAGTAAGCAAGCATATAACTGCTTAGCATTACTTTCGAGAGCAGAATATTACCCTAATCACGAATAAACTGAAACAAGAAAGACATAGTTGCATAATGTTAGAAGCTGACTTCTACTCACTTATGGTTAGATATCGAATCCTATCAGACATTTCCCGCATTAACGTGCATTATATTTGCAACTTAATGATCCTGATCAATGACGATATTAATCACCACTCGTTATTCTTACCTTATAAAGTTGCAAAACAAATACACCTTAAAAAGGGATCTAGCAATGTCGAACCTAGCAATGTTCTGTCACCAGTGTTCTATGGCACAAAGTGGCGGCTGTGGTAGCACAGGTAAAACACAAGGCACATGTGGTAAAGATGAAAATCTATCACGCCTACAAGATATTATGATTTTTGGCTTAAAAGGCCTATCAGCATACCGAACTCACGCTGATGATCTTGGTGCTGCAACAAAATCAGTTGATGATGTTATTGCAGAAACACTGTACTTCACCCTGACTAACGTTAACTTCAGTTTCGACCAACATATCGCCCAACTGATGAAAATCGGTGGTGCGGGTAGCGAAATGATGTCAATTCTGGGTGAAGCTCACCACGGTCGCTTAGGGATCCCTACTCCTGTATGCGTACCGCAGAATAAAGCTGAAGGTAAAGGTATTCTTGTAACAGGTCACGATCTTGAGCTACTTGAACGCCTATTGATTGCAACCGAAGGTAAAGGCATCAATATTTACACTCACTCAGAGATGTTACCTGCACACGGTTACCCTGAACTACGTAAATACGCACACCTAAAAGGAAATGTGGGTAAAGCTTGGTTCGATCAGAAAAAACTGTTCCAAGAATGGAATGGTACTATCATAGTAACCACTAACTGTATCGTGCCACCAACAGGCCGTGCAGATTACGCTGATCGTCTCTACAGCTACGGCATTGTCGGTATTGATAACTGCCGTCAACTTGAAGATGACTTCGCACCACTTATCGAACAAACACTTGCACTGCCAGATATCGAAGGTTTTGATAGTGAAGAAACCCTAATGACGGGTCATAACTACAAAACAATTTTGGGCCTCGCTCCACAAATTCTTGATGCGGTTAACGCAGGTAAGATCAAGCAATTCTTCGTAGTGGCTGGTTGTGATAAGCCAGGTAAACCAAACGATTACTTCCGCGATCTTGCGCTTTCTATCCCAGATGATTGCATCATCTTGACGTCTTCTTGCGGTAAATTCCGCTTTAATGACCATGACTTCGGTAACATCCCTGGTACTGAGATCCCTCGCTACCTCGACCTTGGTCAGTGTAACGACAGCTACGGTGCAGTAATGATTGCACTGGCGTTAAGTGATGCTATGGGTGTGCCTGTGAACGAGCTACCTGTGAATATCGTGCTTTCTTGGATGGAACAAAAAGCCGTTCTGATCCTATTAGCACTATTCAACCTAGGTATCCAAAACATCTACCTAGGTCCAAATCCTCCGGAATTTGTAAACGAAGATATCTTTGCTTTCCTACAGCAGCAATTCAACTTGCAGCTTACAGGCGATGCTAAAGACGATTTAGAAAAAATGCTAAATCCACAACCAAAAATTGAGGTAGTAGAAGCGTAATCGCTTTTACCTCTATCCCGTCTACGCTACTTGGTGCTACGCCAGTATCGGGATAGACCTCATGAGTCGCTTCCACCCTACCCACTCAGGAAGCGGCTCACTCCTTCATTAATAAGAAATTATTACAGTGCTCGTTCGCTGGAGCTTGTTATGTCTGAACAAAACTATATCTATAAAACACTAGACGGTAATGAAGCCGCCGCATCCATCGCTTACCGTTGTAATGAAGTGATTGGTATCTACCCCATCACTCCTTCTTCTCCGATGTCTGAAGCTTGTGAGACATGGGAAAGCCAATCAAAGAAAAACCTTTGGGGACAAGTTCCTCGAGTGATTGAAATGCAATCTGAGGGCGGCGCAGCAGGTGCTGTTCACGGTGCATTAATGGCTGGCTCATTGGCCACAACCTTTACTTCATCTCAGGGATTGCTTCTAAAAATCCCTAACATGTACAAGATTGCTGGCGAATTAACCCCCTTCGTTATGCATGTTGCTGCCCGTACTCTCGCCACCCATGCTCTGTCTATTTTTGGCGATCATTCCGATGTGATGGCAGTGCGCCAAACTGGTTTTGCCATGCTAGCAGCCAACTCTGTCCAGCAAGCCCATGACTTCTCGCTGATCGCACAAGCATCAACGCTTGATAGCCGTATTCCTTTCGTGCACTTTTTTGATGGTTTCCGTACCTCTCACGAGATCAACAAGATCGCCATGATCAACGATGACACCATCACTGAGATGATCGATCAAGATGCGGTTGATGCATTTCATCAGCGCGGTCTTACGCCTGATGCACCGAGTATCCGTGGTACCGCACAAAATCCTGATACCTTCTTCCAGTCTCGAGAAGCTGCCAACTCATTCTATACGGCGTGTCCAGATACCGTCGCAGATAACATGGCGAAGTTTGCCAAGCTCACTGGCCGTGAATACAAACTGTTTGATTACTACGGTCATCCAGAAGCCACTAACATCATCATTGTGATGGGCTCTGCTACCTCGACTGTTCAACAAGCCGTTGATCATCAATTACAAGCAGGCCAAAAAGTGGGCGTGCTCAACGTTCACCTGTACCGCCCATTTTCATTAAAGCACTTCCTACAAGTGCTGCCTGCCAGTGTAAAAAACATTGCGGTGCTCGATCGCACCAAAGAACCAGGTGCAATGGGCGAGCCGCTTTACCTTGATGTAGTAGCAAGCCTCACTCAAGCCGTTGCGGCACAGACGCTTAGCCAACTTCCTCGAATTATGGGTGGACGTTACGGCTTATCATCAAAAGAGTTCAACCCAAGCCATGCCAATGCGATCTTTACTGCAATGGCAGAAGATCGTTTACATCATAATTTTACTGTTGGTATTACCGATGACATCACGCACCTCTCTTTGCCTGTTAAAACGCAAATTGATGCCGAGCCAAGCTCTCGCCTTCGTGCACTATTTTATGGTTTAGGCGCAGATGGCACCGTCAGTGCCAACAAAAACACCATCAAGATCATTGGTGAAAATACAGATTTACACGCCCAAGGTTACTTCGTCTACGACTCGAAAAAATCAGGCGGTACGACTGTCTCGCACTTACGAATCGATCAACATCCCGTCGAAGCTCCCTATTTAATCGAGCAAGCAGAGTTCATTGCCTGCCACCAATTCCAATTCATCAATAAATTGGAAATGGTCGAACGTGCAGCACCGCAAGCAACATTACTGCTTAACAGCCCTCACTCGGCTGAAAACGTATGGCAATACCTGCCCCGCGAAGTACAGCAGCAAATCATTGATAAACAGCTATCTCTGTATGTGATTGATGCTGTCTCGCTAGCGCGCGAGCTCGGGTTAAAAAATCGCATTAATACCATCATGCAAGCGGGTTTCTTTGCATTAAGCGAGATGATGCCAACCGAACAAGCGCTCGGAAAACTCAATCAAGCAATTGAACAATCGTACAGCAAGCGTGGCCCTGCCATTGTCGAAGCGAACCAAAAAGCCGTGGCGGCCACCGTTGCCCGTATTGAGCAAGTGACGATTCCAAGCACAGTCACCAGCACTTTCTCTCGCCCTGCGGTTGTTAGCGAGCGCGCCCCCGATCTCGTCAAACATGTCAGTGCCATGATGATGGCAGACAAAGGTGATTTACTCCCAGTCAGCGCTTTCCCTGTTGATGGCACATGGCCAACCGCCACCAGCCAATGGGAAAAACGTAACATAGCGCAAGAAATCCCAGTATGGGAAGAAGACCTTTGTACCCAATGTAATATCTGTACTTTGGTCTGCCCACACGCCGCAATCAGAGCAAAAGCCGTCAACGCTGATGACTTAACCGATGCACCTGAAGGCTTTAAAGTCACAGAATACAAACAACGTGACTTCAAAGGGCAGCAATACACTCTGCAGGTTTCACCGCAAGACTGTACTGGTTGTAATCTCTGTACCATGGCTTGTCCTGCAAGTGATAAAGACGATCCAAGCCTTAAGGCCATCAACTTGCAGCCAAAAGTTGAACACATTGAAAGCCAAACAGAAAACTACCAGTTCTTCACTGAACTGCCTGAACTTGCTCGCATCGATATTAAACGCATCGATGCACGTAGCAGCCAACTGTTACAACCTTTGTTTGAGTTCTCTGGCGCCTGTTCAGGCTGTGGTGAAACCTCATATATCAAACTGCTGACTCAGCTATTTGGTGATCGTATGTTAATCGCCAATGCAACAGGCTGCTCTTCTATCTACGGTGGTAACTTACCAACAACGCCGTATGCGGTAGACAAAAACGGCCGTGGTCCTGCGTGGGCAAACTCTCTATTTGAAGACAACGCTGAATTTGGTTTGGGTATGCGTCTTGCACTCAACAGTAAACGCGATCGTGTATTGCATTTATTGGAACAAGTTGCCGATGTGATCCCAACCGAATTACGTGAACAACTCATCAATGACGCTTTCGACAGTAGCGAAGCGGCCGTGTGCCGTCAGCGCGACAACGTCAACAAACTCCGAGCTCAACTTGATTTCTCGCATCAAGCACTCATCAACAGCGCAGATGATTTAGTCGCCAAAAGTAACTGGATTGTCGGTGGTGACGGCTGGGCATATGACATCGACTTTGGTGGCCTCGACCATGTGCTGTCTGGCAGTGATAACGTTAATGTCTTAGTGATGGATACCCAGGGTTACTCCAACACAGGCGGCCAGCAATCAAAAGCAACCCCAACAGGCGCCGTAGCAAAGTTTGCCACTCAAGGTAAAGCGAGCAACGGTAAAGATCTAGCCGTTAATATCATGATGCACGGCAATGTCTATGTCGCCAAAATCGCCCTTGGTGCCAATATGAATCATGCCGTTAAAGCTCTACAGGAAGCCGAAGCTTACCCTGGTCCTTCACTGGTTATTGCCTACTCACCGTGTATTACCCATGGTTTTGATATGGCTGAAGGTGTCGAACATCAGCAATTATTGGTTGAAACTGGCCTATGGCCACTATTCCGCTTTGATCCTCGCCGTACCGAGAAAGGCCGCGCCGCACTGCAACTGGACTCGAAGCCACCGAAAAAAGACGTCGAAGAGCTTATTAGCAAAGAAGCACGCTTTACACAGGTTCAGCGTAAAGACCCAGAGCGCTATGCAGCGAACCTTGAACGTTTACGTCAACAAGTTAGCCATAAGCATCAACTCTTAAACCAATTATTAGAGTGGAAATAAACGCGTAACTGACGCCACTCACGCTTTACATTTTTATCACTAAATTACAGAGAAGCTGCCTACGGGCAGCAAAGGAGACACCATGACAGCTCAACTTAATACTGCCATTTTCTTTGGTAGTGACACAGGAAATACCGAAGCCGCAGCACAAAAAATCGCAGAAAAGCTCAACCTTAAAGCCCAAGACATTGCAGGGTGCACTAGCGAGATCTTTGATGACTATGAACTACTTATCTTAGGCACGCCAACAGCAAACTATGGCGAGATGCAACCTGACTGGGACTACTTTGTTCCAGAGTTAGAAGATGCCGATTTAAGCGGTAAAAAAGTGGCACTATTTGGCCTTGGCGATCAAGTGGATTACCCAGATAGCTTCCTAGATGCTATGGGCGATCTTGCTGATTTAGTGGTAGATGCTGGCGGTGAGCTAGTTGGAGCCTGGTCAACTGACGGCTATGAGTTTAATGATTCTCGCGCTGAAAAAGAGAGTGGTAAATTTGTTGGCTTGGCACTTGATGAAGACCGTCAACCTGAATTAACTGACGATCGAATTGCCACTTGGTTAACAACATTAGGTTTCAACCTATAACCTGTCGCTCTCACAAAAAACGTTAAAAAATAAAAACAAAGAAGGCTGCCGTGGCAGCCTTTTTGTTTACCTGAAGCCAAGGCTTCGATAGATGGTTCTCAAAGATAAGATAGTGTAATTACCCTTTATGACTTGCCCCTGTAGCCGCCTGCTCAGTATGACGATGCTCAGCCCGTAAACTATCCATTTTAAAATGGAATGCTTTCATCGGGTGGCGCCAAAAAAAACGAGGCAATGACCAGCGTAAAACATGTGT harbors:
- a CDS encoding nucleoside recognition domain-containing protein — its product is MSNPAEQGRKVTIGSYIALAFAVVFFSGLLQSNEWYGVFDFTTLNGSFGNVVYSVNETADGIQTAATSMRGKGGSGARDGFLFALTLIPTVMFALGMINVLEHYGALDAARKLLTPLLRPLMGIPGNSGLALIASLQSTDAGAAMTRQLKDEGHLTKRETDVFTMFQFSAGAAIVNFFSSGAVLFTLTNMDGTPAVTSSIGLAVAIMFIFKFVGANMFRLYLNITEGKEDKSDKKPEMTEETA
- a CDS encoding YjiG family protein; this encodes MTAAKKPMVTDIFVEGAKKGWVIATTSTVPNVLMAFVIIKALQITGALDLMGSLFSPVMAIFGLPGEAAAVLIGAWMSMGGAVGVVITLFDQGILNGQHIAILAPAIYLMGSQVQYMGRIMGPIGTEGRYIPVMIALSVLNAFAAMFVMNILV
- a CDS encoding M20 family metallopeptidase, with amino-acid sequence MNISLQDFSLENYLEELRPLIDVDCGTLTKEGIEVIANQMEKKYLDMGWFVKRVDCGIAGTGLEVRNKPDTDQIDVMMIGHMDTVFPVGTVGARPMTTDENRAYGPGVSDMKSGLLNVVYALRNIDKAVTDKLSICICMNPDEEIGSLHSEEWLKSVAVNAKNVLVAEAARADGSLVKARKGMARYRLGFAGKAAHAGNDPQSGRSAITEMANWILAINALTNFETGTTLNVGVVNGGAGANIVPDQAEAVVDVRFWDNDEYAEADAKIRALTETPFVNGVTITVEREAHKPSMVPSEKTEALMALVEKSGEELGIDIKWQEVGGGSDANLTAVLGIPTLDGLGPAGAGFHSADEYLELNTIEPRIKLLIRVLEKLAA
- the hcp gene encoding hydroxylamine reductase: MSNLAMFCHQCSMAQSGGCGSTGKTQGTCGKDENLSRLQDIMIFGLKGLSAYRTHADDLGAATKSVDDVIAETLYFTLTNVNFSFDQHIAQLMKIGGAGSEMMSILGEAHHGRLGIPTPVCVPQNKAEGKGILVTGHDLELLERLLIATEGKGINIYTHSEMLPAHGYPELRKYAHLKGNVGKAWFDQKKLFQEWNGTIIVTTNCIVPPTGRADYADRLYSYGIVGIDNCRQLEDDFAPLIEQTLALPDIEGFDSEETLMTGHNYKTILGLAPQILDAVNAGKIKQFFVVAGCDKPGKPNDYFRDLALSIPDDCIILTSSCGKFRFNDHDFGNIPGTEIPRYLDLGQCNDSYGAVMIALALSDAMGVPVNELPVNIVLSWMEQKAVLILLALFNLGIQNIYLGPNPPEFVNEDIFAFLQQQFNLQLTGDAKDDLEKMLNPQPKIEVVEA
- the nifJ gene encoding pyruvate:ferredoxin (flavodoxin) oxidoreductase: MSEQNYIYKTLDGNEAAASIAYRCNEVIGIYPITPSSPMSEACETWESQSKKNLWGQVPRVIEMQSEGGAAGAVHGALMAGSLATTFTSSQGLLLKIPNMYKIAGELTPFVMHVAARTLATHALSIFGDHSDVMAVRQTGFAMLAANSVQQAHDFSLIAQASTLDSRIPFVHFFDGFRTSHEINKIAMINDDTITEMIDQDAVDAFHQRGLTPDAPSIRGTAQNPDTFFQSREAANSFYTACPDTVADNMAKFAKLTGREYKLFDYYGHPEATNIIIVMGSATSTVQQAVDHQLQAGQKVGVLNVHLYRPFSLKHFLQVLPASVKNIAVLDRTKEPGAMGEPLYLDVVASLTQAVAAQTLSQLPRIMGGRYGLSSKEFNPSHANAIFTAMAEDRLHHNFTVGITDDITHLSLPVKTQIDAEPSSRLRALFYGLGADGTVSANKNTIKIIGENTDLHAQGYFVYDSKKSGGTTVSHLRIDQHPVEAPYLIEQAEFIACHQFQFINKLEMVERAAPQATLLLNSPHSAENVWQYLPREVQQQIIDKQLSLYVIDAVSLARELGLKNRINTIMQAGFFALSEMMPTEQALGKLNQAIEQSYSKRGPAIVEANQKAVAATVARIEQVTIPSTVTSTFSRPAVVSERAPDLVKHVSAMMMADKGDLLPVSAFPVDGTWPTATSQWEKRNIAQEIPVWEEDLCTQCNICTLVCPHAAIRAKAVNADDLTDAPEGFKVTEYKQRDFKGQQYTLQVSPQDCTGCNLCTMACPASDKDDPSLKAINLQPKVEHIESQTENYQFFTELPELARIDIKRIDARSSQLLQPLFEFSGACSGCGETSYIKLLTQLFGDRMLIANATGCSSIYGGNLPTTPYAVDKNGRGPAWANSLFEDNAEFGLGMRLALNSKRDRVLHLLEQVADVIPTELREQLINDAFDSSEAAVCRQRDNVNKLRAQLDFSHQALINSADDLVAKSNWIVGGDGWAYDIDFGGLDHVLSGSDNVNVLVMDTQGYSNTGGQQSKATPTGAVAKFATQGKASNGKDLAVNIMMHGNVYVAKIALGANMNHAVKALQEAEAYPGPSLVIAYSPCITHGFDMAEGVEHQQLLVETGLWPLFRFDPRRTEKGRAALQLDSKPPKKDVEELISKEARFTQVQRKDPERYAANLERLRQQVSHKHQLLNQLLEWK
- the fldA gene encoding flavodoxin FldA, translated to MTAQLNTAIFFGSDTGNTEAAAQKIAEKLNLKAQDIAGCTSEIFDDYELLILGTPTANYGEMQPDWDYFVPELEDADLSGKKVALFGLGDQVDYPDSFLDAMGDLADLVVDAGGELVGAWSTDGYEFNDSRAEKESGKFVGLALDEDRQPELTDDRIATWLTTLGFNL